The following proteins come from a genomic window of Rhodoligotrophos sp. CJ14:
- a CDS encoding DUF1134 domain-containing protein, with translation MMKSFLKSVRSNSVAIVSGVVLGLVAAALTPAPALSQSATQNPNNQHYSAQEIVQAGHQFFGTTTAGFAEVIERVFADSGQPTGYIVGQEAAGAFFGGLRYGEGTMYLKNGGSYRVYWQGPSIGFDFGGNGSRVMTLVYNITSPNQIYTRFIGVEGSAYIIGGFGVNYQQNQYIRLAPIRTGVGARLGANVGYLKYTPEPTWNPF, from the coding sequence ATGATGAAGTCGTTTCTGAAGAGCGTTCGATCCAATTCCGTGGCGATTGTGAGCGGGGTGGTTCTGGGATTGGTGGCTGCCGCATTGACACCCGCCCCTGCCCTTTCCCAGTCAGCGACACAGAATCCAAACAATCAGCACTATAGCGCCCAAGAGATCGTCCAGGCGGGTCACCAGTTCTTCGGAACCACGACGGCCGGCTTTGCCGAGGTGATCGAGAGGGTCTTCGCGGATTCCGGGCAGCCGACCGGCTATATCGTCGGCCAGGAAGCCGCGGGAGCCTTCTTTGGCGGCCTTCGCTACGGGGAAGGCACCATGTATCTGAAGAATGGGGGAAGCTACCGGGTCTATTGGCAGGGCCCATCCATCGGCTTCGATTTCGGCGGCAATGGCTCTCGCGTCATGACGCTGGTCTATAACATCACCTCCCCCAACCAGATCTACACCCGCTTCATCGGCGTGGAAGGCTCCGCGTATATCATCGGCGGATTTGGGGTAAACTATCAACAAAACCAGTATATTAGGCTCGCACCCATCCGCACAGGCGTGGGGGCGCGGCTCGGCGCGAATGTCGGCTATCTCAAGTATACGCCGGAGCCCACATGGAACCCCTTCTAG